A genomic region of Patescibacteria group bacterium contains the following coding sequences:
- a CDS encoding GTP-binding protein, translated as MEIRNIAIIAHVDHGKTALTDALMRQTGMAEEGISMDSNDLEKERGITIYSKNTSVYFKNTKINIVDTPGHADFGSEVERVLRSIDSVVLVVDAQEGPMAQTKFVLKKSLELGLKPIVVINKIDKTAA; from the coding sequence GGAATATCGCCATTATCGCTCACGTTGACCACGGCAAAACTGCTTTAACAGACGCCTTGATGCGCCAAACCGGCATGGCGGAGGAAGGGATAAGCATGGACAGCAACGATTTGGAAAAAGAGCGGGGCATAACAATTTATTCAAAAAACACTTCGGTTTATTTTAAAAACACCAAAATAAACATAGTGGATACGCCCGGACACGCCGATTTCGGCTCGGAAGTCGAGCGGGTTTTGCGTTCCATTGATTCCGTGGTCCTGGTCGTTGACGCCCAGGAAGGGCCGATGGCGCAGACAAAATTCGTTTTGAAAAAATCTTTGGAGCTTGGGCTTAAGCCGATTGTCGTCATCAATAAAATAGACAAGACGGCCGCC